The DNA sequence CGACAACTTATCTAGTAAATTCTATGATTCAATCCATTGATTGTATCAGGGCCAACTTAATTATACAATTTAGCGAGCTAAAAAGTTGCTTAAGAGGCTACATTTTATACGACGATAGGCTTAGCCATAGGTATGCACCATTAGCTAAGCCTCGTAGTACTTAGTGGCCAGACTTTCCCTAAAGAAAGTCTGGCTACCGTACAAAAGTAGGAAAAATTACTTCAGTTCTACAGAAGCGCCAGCTTCTTCCAAAGCAGCTTTGATTTTTTCTGCTTCTTCTTTAGCAACTTTTTCCTTAATCGTAGAAGGAGCGCCGTCTACCATCTCCTTAGCCTCTTTCAAGCCTAATCCGAGAAGGTTCTTCACTTCTTTTACCACTTTAAGTTTTGCTGCACCTCCAGAAGTAAGGATAACATCAAATTCAGTTTGTTCTGCTGCATCACCAGCGTCTCCGCCGCCAGCAGCAGGACCTGCAACTGCAACTGCCGCAGCAGCAGCAGGCTTGATGCCATA is a window from the Lewinella sp. LCG006 genome containing:
- the rplL gene encoding 50S ribosomal protein L7/L12, which codes for MADLKVIAEQLVNLSVKEVSELATIMEEEYGIKPAAAAAVAVAGPAAGGGDAGDAAEQTEFDVILTSGGAAKLKVVKEVKNLLGLGLKEAKEMVDGAPSTIKEKVAKEEAEKIKAALEEAGASVELK